In a genomic window of Methylovirgula sp. 4M-Z18:
- a CDS encoding amidohydrolase, whose product MSTAASAPDLILHHGLFTTLDRANPTANAVAIKDGKFVAVGHEREIMPLAAETTKIIDLKGRRVLPGLIDNHLHIIRGGLNFNMELRWDGVRSLADAMAMLKQQVAITPPPQWVRVVGGFTEHQFDEKRLPTIEELNAVAPETPVFLLHLYDRAILNGAALRAVGYTKATPEPPGGQIVRDANGEPTGLLLANPNAGILYATLAKGPKLPFDYQVNSTRHFMRELNRLGVTGAIDAGGGFQNYPDDYAVIQKLADEDQLTIRLAYNLFTQKPKSEKEDFLNWTKTSKYKQGTDYFRHNGAGEMLVFSAADFEDFRVARPDMPPEMEGELEAVVRILAENRWPWRLHSTYDETISRALDVFEKVNQDIPLQGLNWFFDHAETISDQSIDRIAALGGGIAVQHRMAYQGEYFVERYGIGAAEATPPVARMLDKGVKVSAGTDATRVASYNPWVSLAWLVTGRTVGGLRLYPQRNCLDRETALRMWTENVTWFSNEEGKKGRIEIGQFADVIVPDRDFFACAESDIADTTSNLTIVGGKVVYAAGPFADLDQPVPPPAMPDWSPVRRFGGYAAWGEAQKSETSALRRQMASQCGCARSCTVHGHEHATAWSSTLPVSDLKSFWGALGCACWAV is encoded by the coding sequence ATGAGCACCGCTGCTTCTGCCCCCGACCTCATTCTGCATCACGGCCTCTTCACCACGCTCGACCGCGCCAATCCGACCGCCAATGCAGTCGCGATCAAAGACGGCAAATTCGTCGCCGTCGGGCATGAGCGGGAGATCATGCCGCTCGCCGCCGAGACGACGAAAATCATCGACCTCAAGGGCCGGCGCGTGTTGCCGGGGCTGATCGACAATCATCTCCACATCATCCGCGGCGGCCTCAATTTCAATATGGAATTGCGCTGGGATGGCGTGCGCTCCCTGGCCGATGCCATGGCGATGCTGAAGCAACAGGTGGCGATCACGCCCCCGCCGCAATGGGTGCGCGTCGTCGGCGGCTTCACCGAACACCAATTTGACGAAAAGCGCTTGCCGACGATCGAAGAGCTGAATGCGGTGGCGCCGGAGACGCCAGTGTTCCTGCTGCATCTCTACGACCGCGCCATCCTCAACGGCGCGGCCTTGCGGGCCGTGGGCTACACGAAGGCGACGCCCGAGCCGCCCGGCGGCCAAATCGTACGCGACGCGAACGGCGAGCCGACGGGGCTGCTGCTCGCCAACCCCAATGCTGGCATTCTTTATGCGACGCTCGCCAAAGGGCCCAAATTGCCGTTCGACTACCAGGTCAATTCGACCCGGCATTTCATGCGCGAATTGAACCGGCTTGGCGTGACCGGCGCGATCGATGCCGGCGGCGGATTCCAGAATTATCCGGATGATTATGCCGTCATTCAAAAGCTCGCGGACGAAGACCAACTGACCATTCGCCTCGCCTACAATCTTTTCACCCAGAAACCGAAGAGCGAGAAGGAAGATTTTCTCAACTGGACCAAGACGTCGAAATACAAGCAGGGGACCGATTACTTCCGGCACAATGGCGCCGGCGAAATGCTGGTGTTCTCCGCCGCCGATTTCGAGGATTTCCGTGTCGCGCGCCCCGACATGCCGCCGGAAATGGAAGGCGAACTCGAGGCGGTGGTGCGCATCCTGGCCGAGAACCGCTGGCCGTGGCGTCTGCATTCGACCTATGACGAAACCATCTCGCGCGCGCTGGATGTTTTTGAAAAGGTCAATCAGGACATTCCGCTGCAGGGTTTGAATTGGTTCTTCGACCATGCCGAAACGATTTCCGATCAATCGATCGACCGGATCGCGGCGCTCGGCGGCGGCATCGCCGTGCAGCATCGCATGGCCTATCAGGGCGAATATTTCGTCGAACGCTATGGGATCGGCGCGGCGGAAGCGACGCCGCCCGTGGCTCGCATGCTCGACAAGGGCGTCAAGGTCTCGGCCGGCACCGATGCGACGCGGGTCGCATCCTACAATCCATGGGTGTCGCTCGCCTGGCTCGTCACGGGGCGGACGGTGGGAGGCTTGCGCCTCTATCCGCAACGCAATTGCCTCGACCGCGAGACGGCGCTGCGCATGTGGACGGAAAATGTCACATGGTTCTCCAACGAGGAAGGTAAGAAGGGTCGCATCGAGATCGGCCAGTTCGCCGATGTGATCGTGCCCGATCGCGATTTTTTCGCCTGTGCCGAGAGCGACATCGCCGACACGACGTCGAACCTGACGATTGTCGGCGGCAAGGTCGTCTATGCGGCTGGCCCATTTGCCGATCTCGATCAACCGGTGCCGCCGCCCGCGATGCCCGACTGGTCGCCGGTCCGCCGGTTCGGCGGCTATGCTGCTTGGGGCGAGGCCCAAAAGTCCGAGACATCGGCTCTGCGGCGGCAAATGGCGAGCCAATGCGGCTGCGCGCGCAGTTGCACCGTTCACGGCCATGAGCATGCCACCGCCTGGTCCAGCACCCTCCCAGTTAGCGACCTAAAATCCTTCTGGGGCGCCCTCGGTTGTGCATGCTGGGCAGTGTGA
- a CDS encoding cytochrome ubiquinol oxidase subunit I, translating to MTLDPTILARIQFGFTVSFHIIFPTISIGLAMFLAIIEGLWLRTKDPLYLQIYRFWLGIFAMAFGVGVVTGIVLSFEFGLGFAHFGQMAGPAIGPMIALEVLTSFFLEAGFLGIMLFGLHRVGPKLHFLATCMVALGTLMSASWILSANSWMQTPDGITIENGHVIVTDWLKVVVNPTWLYRLPHMLAAAYITGSFLVAGVGAWYLLRGEHVAFGRRTVSLGTAFATILIAVQVFLGDILYGKMLEVQPSKMQAAEGFWEEQSQSPAPYYWFIVPDQQNQRNVFTLGTPYLGSIWLTHSLYGRVAGLKNTPVDRQPQMGWVFYGFRVMYGIAIIMFSLAVASLWLRWRGRLFTARWFLRALVIMTPSGVVATLGGWYLAETGRQPWVIYGLLRTVDAVSPVPANVLLSTLIAFICVYALFMTAFLIFTFRMIRRGPQAAPAQAEASGSLKHALKPAVMNSPVTRSSSPAE from the coding sequence ATGACTCTTGACCCAACCATCCTCGCCCGCATCCAATTCGGGTTCACAGTGAGTTTCCACATCATCTTCCCGACGATCTCGATCGGGCTCGCCATGTTCCTGGCGATCATCGAGGGATTGTGGCTCCGCACGAAAGACCCTCTCTATCTTCAAATCTATCGCTTCTGGCTTGGCATTTTCGCCATGGCCTTCGGCGTCGGTGTCGTCACCGGCATTGTGTTGTCGTTCGAATTCGGACTTGGCTTTGCGCATTTTGGGCAGATGGCCGGCCCGGCAATCGGCCCGATGATCGCCCTAGAAGTCCTGACATCGTTTTTCCTGGAGGCCGGCTTCCTTGGAATCATGCTCTTCGGTCTGCATCGGGTCGGGCCCAAGCTGCATTTTCTCGCAACCTGCATGGTCGCGCTTGGAACCTTGATGTCGGCATCTTGGATCCTCTCGGCCAACAGCTGGATGCAGACGCCCGACGGCATCACCATCGAGAACGGCCATGTGATCGTGACCGATTGGCTGAAGGTCGTCGTGAATCCAACTTGGCTCTATCGCCTGCCCCACATGTTGGCCGCGGCCTATATCACCGGTTCCTTTCTCGTTGCCGGCGTCGGCGCCTGGTATCTGCTACGCGGCGAGCATGTGGCCTTCGGCCGTCGCACCGTTTCGCTGGGAACGGCCTTTGCAACCATTCTCATCGCGGTCCAAGTCTTCCTCGGCGATATTCTCTATGGCAAGATGCTGGAGGTCCAACCCTCTAAAATGCAGGCGGCAGAAGGCTTTTGGGAAGAACAGTCGCAATCGCCCGCGCCCTACTATTGGTTCATCGTTCCCGATCAGCAGAACCAGCGCAATGTCTTCACGCTCGGCACTCCCTATCTCGGCAGCATCTGGCTCACACATAGTTTGTATGGCCGTGTCGCGGGATTGAAGAACACGCCGGTTGATCGGCAGCCGCAAATGGGTTGGGTGTTCTACGGCTTTCGCGTGATGTACGGCATCGCGATCATCATGTTCAGCCTCGCCGTCGCGTCGCTCTGGCTGCGCTGGCGCGGCCGCCTCTTCACGGCACGCTGGTTCTTGCGCGCGCTCGTGATCATGACACCATCGGGAGTCGTCGCCACGCTCGGCGGCTGGTATCTTGCCGAAACCGGCCGCCAGCCATGGGTAATCTATGGACTCCTGCGAACCGTGGACGCCGTGTCGCCGGTTCCGGCCAATGTGCTGCTCTCGACGCTGATCGCCTTCATATGCGTCTACGCGTTGTTCATGACGGCGTTCCTAATCTTCACGTTTCGGATGATCCGGCGCGGCCCGCAGGCCGCGCCGGCGCAAGCGGAGGCGTCCGGCTCGCTCAAGCACGCCTTGAAGCCTGCCGTGATGAACAGTCCCGTTACTCGTTCCTCATCACCAGCGGAGTAA
- the cydB gene encoding cytochrome d ubiquinol oxidase subunit II, translating to MDLPLLSALFTAFALSLYVLLDGFDLGVGAILLVQPDEELRDRMVDSITPTWDGNETWLIMAGVALLAGFPIAYGILLPAFYLPLIIMLLALGLRGVSFEFRVQTVQWRRVWDVAFGLGSILAAMMQGLIVGGLIAGVSVDNERFTGSVFDVFQPFALLTALAMLAGYVVLGAGWLHLKATFQLRKFAERALRLATPVFVALAIAVCVAAAFVQPGIRATWMDHYLLLTLIAVLFFGVAGGLISLIGDSDAGPFASGICLFALGVIGLGCAIFPDIVPFRLSLWAAASATLSHVFLLVGAVVVTPVVLGYSAFAYRVFRGKIPEKGWET from the coding sequence ATGGATCTACCGCTGCTCTCCGCTCTTTTCACCGCGTTTGCTCTCTCCCTCTATGTCCTGCTCGACGGCTTCGATCTTGGTGTCGGAGCGATATTGCTCGTCCAACCCGATGAAGAGCTCCGTGACCGGATGGTCGATTCGATCACCCCGACATGGGATGGCAACGAAACCTGGCTGATCATGGCGGGCGTCGCTTTGCTCGCGGGTTTCCCAATCGCCTATGGCATTCTGCTGCCTGCCTTTTATTTGCCCTTGATCATCATGCTGTTGGCGCTTGGCTTGCGCGGCGTCTCGTTCGAGTTTCGGGTTCAGACCGTTCAATGGCGTCGTGTATGGGACGTGGCCTTCGGCCTTGGCTCGATCCTCGCGGCGATGATGCAGGGCCTCATCGTCGGCGGCTTGATCGCCGGCGTTTCCGTCGATAACGAACGTTTCACGGGGAGCGTCTTCGATGTCTTCCAACCCTTCGCCCTCCTCACCGCGCTGGCCATGCTCGCCGGTTATGTGGTGCTTGGCGCGGGCTGGCTGCATTTGAAGGCGACGTTCCAGTTGCGAAAGTTTGCGGAACGCGCGCTACGCTTGGCGACGCCAGTTTTCGTTGCACTTGCCATCGCTGTCTGCGTCGCCGCCGCATTCGTTCAACCCGGCATCCGCGCAACATGGATGGATCATTATCTGCTGCTAACTTTGATCGCCGTGTTGTTTTTCGGTGTGGCGGGCGGACTCATCAGTTTGATCGGCGACTCGGACGCCGGGCCTTTCGCGTCGGGAATTTGTCTGTTTGCGCTGGGAGTGATCGGCCTCGGCTGCGCGATCTTTCCTGATATCGTGCCTTTCAGGCTGAGCTTGTGGGCCGCTGCGTCCGCGACGCTGAGCCATGTCTTCTTGCTGGTCGGCGCCGTCGTCGTGACACCTGTCGTGCTCGGCTATTCGGCTTTCGCCTATCGCGTGTTCCGCGGCAAGATCCCTGAAAAAGGGTGGGAAACATGA
- a CDS encoding DoxX family protein: MLDQRTSTSIVSLHSVLMLLARILLAPAFLYSGVDKLVHWSAGQQEIAASGLPMVTVLHIVTVAIQLGAGLSVLLGIQARLGALMLCALLVPVTVLYHPFWQFSGTNFVEELNHFLSNLGLIGGFLMVLIFGAGPLSVEDRPLTRETLHHFLALAKHHGVPGKDSA; the protein is encoded by the coding sequence ATGTTGGACCAGCGGACCTCGACCTCAATCGTCTCGCTTCACTCTGTTCTGATGCTGCTGGCGCGCATCCTTCTTGCGCCGGCCTTTCTTTACAGCGGTGTCGACAAGCTCGTGCATTGGTCGGCGGGGCAGCAGGAGATTGCTGCGAGCGGCCTGCCGATGGTCACGGTCCTGCATATCGTGACAGTGGCGATTCAGCTTGGCGCGGGGCTTTCTGTCCTGCTTGGCATCCAGGCGCGGCTTGGCGCCCTGATGCTCTGCGCGCTGCTCGTTCCGGTCACGGTGCTCTACCATCCGTTCTGGCAATTCTCCGGCACGAATTTCGTCGAGGAACTCAACCACTTCCTCTCCAATCTCGGCCTGATCGGCGGCTTCCTGATGGTCTTGATTTTCGGCGCCGGACCCTTGAGTGTGGAGGATCGTCCGCTGACGCGCGAGACGTTGCATCATTTTCTCGCACTCGCGAAACATCATGGCGTGCCCGGAAAGGATTCCGCGTGA
- a CDS encoding DHA2 family efflux MFS transporter permease subunit: protein MSDVALAPATKSAAPAPALLFGLGLATGMEFYTSDSMNLILPDIAGTLGLSTDEASWILTVYSGALFLGVPVSIWMAGHFGYKRFLLASIVVFAAASIGCALAPDLPTLLFWRAIQGFAGGSLYVWWRASIYLLLSKPQRSPSLMRVSMILYLSSAIGLLASGYITDNLNWRLIFLPNLVLAAGAIWLLSRFFPNVGRGPEHYAKTDYLGIGLLAAALISLQIILSRGPIDDWFGSSLIQFLAWIGSVAFFLFVLWQASPSNPAPLLHIDLLRDRNVVSSALIGVCTGVILSGSLYALPEYLRNVDPEPHGATRTGQIMCIYALTAFLIRPAVPEMVARFGQRKTIIFALTMLIASMLLLSRLLTTGTPDIFYAAPLILYAFCLSPLLPSVGSGTVARIEQNKLLDGVSLYMTFRQFGAAIGVALVTIFLERRETLHSSRLFDHLRQTSAITQDWLRATASIISSRDGYSHLMGQDAANHLLKEAGARQAATLAYADAFLFMAVVGALALCIVPIIPPTPATKK, encoded by the coding sequence GTGAGCGACGTCGCATTGGCACCCGCAACGAAAAGCGCAGCGCCGGCGCCCGCGCTGCTGTTCGGCCTTGGCCTCGCGACCGGCATGGAGTTCTACACCAGCGACAGCATGAACCTGATTTTGCCGGATATTGCCGGAACGCTGGGACTGTCCACAGACGAGGCAAGCTGGATCCTGACCGTCTACAGCGGCGCGCTCTTCCTCGGCGTGCCCGTGTCGATCTGGATGGCGGGGCATTTCGGCTACAAGCGCTTCCTGCTCGCCAGCATTGTCGTGTTCGCGGCGGCCTCGATCGGTTGTGCCCTGGCGCCCGATCTTCCAACCCTGCTGTTCTGGCGCGCGATCCAGGGTTTTGCCGGCGGCAGCCTCTATGTCTGGTGGCGCGCCAGCATCTATCTCCTGCTGTCCAAGCCGCAGCGAAGCCCCTCTTTGATGCGTGTCTCCATGATCCTTTATCTGTCGAGCGCCATCGGGCTCTTGGCGAGCGGCTATATCACCGACAATCTGAACTGGCGGCTGATTTTCTTGCCCAATCTCGTCTTGGCGGCAGGCGCCATCTGGCTTCTCTCGCGGTTTTTTCCGAACGTCGGGCGCGGACCGGAGCATTATGCGAAGACCGACTATCTCGGCATCGGTCTCCTCGCCGCGGCCTTGATCTCCCTGCAAATCATCCTGAGCCGCGGCCCGATCGACGATTGGTTCGGCTCGTCCCTCATCCAGTTCCTCGCCTGGATCGGTTCGGTCGCGTTTTTCCTGTTCGTGCTCTGGCAGGCCAGCCCGAGCAACCCCGCGCCTTTGCTGCATATCGATCTGCTGCGCGACCGGAATGTCGTGTCTTCGGCCCTCATCGGCGTCTGCACCGGGGTGATCCTGTCGGGAAGCCTCTATGCGCTACCGGAATATTTGCGCAACGTCGACCCGGAGCCGCACGGCGCCACACGGACGGGTCAGATCATGTGCATCTATGCGCTCACGGCCTTTCTGATCCGGCCTGCCGTGCCGGAAATGGTCGCCCGCTTCGGCCAGCGCAAGACGATCATCTTTGCGCTGACGATGCTCATTGCCTCGATGCTGCTGTTGTCGCGCCTGCTGACCACCGGAACGCCGGACATCTTCTATGCCGCTCCCTTGATTCTCTATGCGTTCTGCCTGTCGCCGCTGCTGCCGTCGGTGGGCAGCGGCACGGTGGCGCGCATCGAGCAGAACAAACTGCTCGACGGCGTGTCGCTCTATATGACCTTCCGCCAGTTCGGCGCGGCGATCGGCGTCGCCCTGGTCACGATCTTTCTCGAGCGGCGCGAGACCCTGCATTCTTCCCGCCTGTTCGACCATTTGCGTCAGACCAGCGCGATCACCCAGGATTGGCTGCGGGCGACGGCCTCTATCATCTCATCACGCGACGGGTATTCGCATCTGATGGGGCAGGATGCGGCCAATCACCTTTTGAAGGAGGCGGGCGCGCGCCAGGCCGCAACCCTCGCCTATGCCGATGCGTTCCTCTTCATGGCGGTGGTCGGCGCGCTGGCTTTATGCATCGTGCCGATCATTCCTCCCACACCGGCGACAAAGAAATGA
- a CDS encoding HlyD family secretion protein produces the protein MTDQIAPEKIAPAPAAAVAAQPQSSHRRHSFLVLTLGLMAFAAAGFYLYVPGLYVATTNDAYVDAHIVSVVPKIAAYVTDLHVNDNAKITAGDLLVELDPRDYQVAVDSAAADLASSKANVGNVETQLKEQQAVIAQNAATADGDRANLTFLQQELERYASLAHEGIGSNERYQQAQSDIGQKQAVLQHDLATLEASKTHVAVLETQRQQAEAMVSRAEAALAQAKLNLSYTKIYAAADGTVANKSVEEGNFVQPGQVLFSAVPDTLYITANYKETDLTNVRPSQPVNIRVDAFPNLRLKGHVDSIQRGTGAQFALLPPENATGNFVKIVQRVPVKIVFDDPGEALRWVSPGMSVETKITFNPPPDWLAWLR, from the coding sequence ATGACGGACCAGATCGCCCCCGAAAAAATCGCACCGGCCCCGGCGGCGGCCGTGGCCGCGCAGCCGCAATCGTCGCACCGCCGCCATTCATTCCTGGTTCTGACGCTGGGGCTCATGGCCTTTGCCGCGGCCGGATTCTATCTTTATGTGCCCGGCCTCTATGTCGCCACGACCAACGACGCCTATGTCGATGCGCATATCGTCTCGGTCGTGCCCAAGATCGCCGCTTACGTCACTGATCTGCACGTGAACGACAATGCGAAGATTACCGCCGGGGACCTGCTCGTCGAACTCGATCCGCGCGACTATCAAGTCGCCGTCGACAGTGCGGCGGCGGACCTTGCCAGCTCCAAAGCCAATGTCGGCAATGTCGAAACGCAGCTCAAGGAGCAGCAGGCGGTGATCGCGCAGAACGCGGCGACGGCTGACGGCGACCGCGCCAATCTCACTTTCTTGCAGCAGGAACTGGAACGCTATGCGTCGCTGGCGCATGAAGGGATCGGCAGCAACGAGCGCTATCAGCAGGCGCAATCGGATATCGGTCAGAAGCAGGCGGTCCTGCAGCATGACCTGGCGACGCTGGAGGCGTCGAAAACCCATGTTGCCGTGCTCGAGACCCAGCGGCAGCAGGCCGAAGCCATGGTGAGCCGCGCCGAGGCCGCTCTGGCGCAAGCCAAACTCAATTTGTCCTATACGAAGATCTATGCGGCGGCGGATGGCACCGTTGCCAATAAGAGTGTCGAGGAGGGCAATTTCGTGCAGCCGGGACAGGTTCTGTTCTCGGCGGTGCCCGACACGCTCTATATCACCGCGAATTACAAGGAGACCGACCTGACGAATGTGCGCCCCAGCCAGCCGGTGAACATTCGCGTCGACGCCTTTCCCAATTTGCGCCTCAAAGGGCACGTCGACAGCATTCAACGCGGCACGGGGGCGCAATTTGCCCTGCTGCCGCCGGAGAACGCGACGGGGAACTTCGTGAAGATCGTGCAGCGCGTGCCGGTCAAGATCGTCTTCGACGATCCGGGCGAAGCCTTGCGCTGGGTGTCTCCGGGCATGTCGGTCGAGACCAAGATCACCTTCAACCCGCCGCCTGATTGGCTCGCTTGGCTGCGGTGA
- a CDS encoding molybdopterin-dependent oxidoreductase, whose translation MKLGRLFFGFALFLIALTGAHADPLSKPTAKPILTISGSIANTNDGKVAVFDRAMIEALGMQTVETSTPWYPGHSHFEGVSLDKLMQLVGASGTKVRVLALNDYETTIPLDDFKKFNVILALKRDGNYMPVRDKGPLFVIYPYDSDSQLQSETYYSRSAWQVAKMIIE comes from the coding sequence ATGAAACTTGGTCGCCTTTTTTTTGGTTTCGCCTTATTCCTGATAGCTCTGACCGGGGCCCATGCCGACCCGTTGTCAAAACCGACTGCAAAACCGATCCTGACCATTTCCGGCAGCATCGCGAACACCAATGACGGAAAAGTGGCCGTTTTCGATCGCGCCATGATCGAGGCCCTCGGAATGCAGACGGTCGAAACCTCGACGCCCTGGTACCCTGGCCACAGCCATTTCGAGGGCGTGTCACTCGACAAACTCATGCAATTGGTCGGCGCATCGGGAACCAAAGTGCGGGTCCTTGCCCTCAACGACTATGAGACGACGATTCCGTTGGACGATTTCAAAAAATTCAATGTCATTCTGGCATTGAAGCGCGACGGCAATTATATGCCGGTTCGCGATAAGGGCCCCTTATTTGTCATCTATCCCTATGATAGTGACTCCCAACTCCAGTCCGAAACCTATTACTCGCGCTCCGCGTGGCAGGTCGCAAAGATGATCATCGAATAG
- a CDS encoding putative bifunctional diguanylate cyclase/phosphodiesterase — protein sequence MRRILGVIICCFVVATAYFAYVIAERQSALQKFARYDDAWDVSQAFTSYLRLEHQLATYSAEGPDANSDDMRLRIDVMINQLGVLQQGTLRNFIQSDPERRQLIANLNDVVTELDNNFETLDADGIKQVLQKMSPFDGPMTRLSASIVQFDIAELAKAQNVLRRLHFIYTGLAAGLILAGVVLVFLLLRHNNLLDRAYGHTRRLTDELREASQELQTQNNRLEHDAHHDALTGLPNRILFRQDLTARLLHARAGQPAAILLFDLDGFKEVNDTLGHDVGDSLLQAIAKRLLDLTRPGDLVCRLGGDEFAVVSTGLTQEAALDFARRLVKEISQPYSVNDLAIKIGSCVGVALADRQSDTEELFKHADLALYEAKALGPGHISFFQSQMQTRLKERKSIETDLQKALQNGEIEVHYQPQATTITREICGYEALLRWTHPVRGMVPPSDFIPVAEKTGMIHVLGDWVLKMACREAARWNLPLKIAVNLSPIQFRSQNLFQSVFQALEESGLSPSRLELEITESVLLDKNEQTLDTLRRLKTIGVQIAMDDFGTGYSSLGSLSGFPFDKIKIDRSFIRDVTTRPNSLAIVELAVGVGRSLRMTTIAEGIETEEQFECLKRLGCDQIQGYLIGRPAPTSSLAYLYGKKSYIQSARGLAS from the coding sequence GTGAGACGAATTCTTGGGGTCATTATCTGCTGCTTCGTGGTGGCAACGGCATATTTTGCTTATGTCATCGCGGAACGGCAGTCGGCGCTCCAAAAGTTCGCCCGATATGATGATGCTTGGGACGTCAGTCAGGCTTTTACATCCTACCTGCGGCTCGAGCATCAGCTTGCCACCTATAGCGCCGAAGGTCCGGACGCTAACAGTGACGATATGCGGCTTCGCATTGATGTCATGATCAACCAGCTTGGCGTGCTGCAACAGGGAACGCTGCGCAATTTCATCCAGAGCGATCCCGAACGCCGTCAGCTCATCGCTAACCTGAATGATGTGGTGACCGAGCTAGACAACAACTTTGAAACGCTCGACGCGGACGGCATCAAGCAGGTGCTGCAAAAGATGAGCCCCTTCGATGGCCCGATGACCCGCCTGTCGGCGTCTATCGTCCAATTCGACATTGCAGAGCTCGCCAAAGCGCAAAACGTATTGCGGCGCCTGCACTTCATCTACACCGGCCTTGCGGCCGGCCTCATTCTAGCGGGCGTGGTGCTGGTTTTCCTGCTCCTGCGCCACAATAATCTGCTCGATCGCGCCTATGGCCATACGCGGCGCCTCACGGATGAATTGCGCGAAGCGTCGCAGGAATTGCAAACCCAGAACAATCGTCTGGAGCATGATGCCCATCACGATGCGCTGACCGGGCTGCCGAACCGCATTCTCTTTCGTCAGGATCTCACGGCGCGCCTTTTGCATGCCCGTGCGGGCCAGCCCGCGGCGATCCTGCTGTTCGATCTCGATGGCTTCAAGGAGGTGAACGACACGCTTGGCCATGACGTTGGCGACTCGCTGCTCCAGGCGATCGCCAAGCGCCTGCTGGATTTGACGCGGCCGGGCGATCTTGTCTGCCGCCTCGGCGGCGACGAGTTCGCTGTCGTGTCCACCGGCTTGACGCAGGAAGCTGCGCTCGATTTCGCGAGACGCCTGGTGAAGGAGATCAGCCAGCCCTATTCCGTCAATGATTTGGCCATCAAGATCGGCAGTTGCGTCGGCGTCGCCCTTGCCGATCGACAGTCCGATACGGAAGAATTGTTCAAGCATGCCGATCTGGCGCTTTATGAAGCGAAGGCCCTGGGGCCGGGGCATATCAGCTTCTTCCAGTCGCAAATGCAGACCCGCCTGAAGGAGAGGAAATCGATTGAAACCGATCTGCAAAAAGCGCTGCAGAACGGTGAAATTGAGGTCCACTATCAACCGCAGGCCACCACAATCACGCGAGAGATTTGCGGCTATGAAGCGCTCTTGCGCTGGACCCACCCCGTTCGCGGCATGGTTCCTCCGAGCGACTTCATTCCGGTCGCAGAAAAAACCGGCATGATTCATGTTCTCGGCGACTGGGTGCTGAAAATGGCCTGCCGTGAAGCCGCCCGATGGAACCTCCCCCTCAAGATCGCAGTCAATCTCTCGCCGATCCAGTTCCGCAGCCAAAATCTGTTCCAGAGTGTTTTTCAGGCGCTTGAGGAAAGCGGCCTATCCCCGAGCAGGCTCGAACTCGAAATCACGGAATCTGTGCTGCTCGACAAGAACGAACAGACTCTCGACACGCTGCGTCGTCTCAAGACGATTGGCGTTCAGATCGCCATGGACGATTTCGGCACCGGCTATTCGTCCCTCGGCAGCCTCAGCGGGTTTCCCTTCGACAAGATCAAGATCGACCGATCCTTCATCCGCGATGTCACGACCCGGCCCAACTCTTTGGCTATCGTGGAACTGGCGGTCGGCGTGGGGCGGAGCTTGCGGATGACAACCATCGCCGAAGGTATCGAAACCGAAGAGCAGTTCGAATGTCTGAAGCGCCTAGGATGCGATCAGATACAGGGCTATCTGATCGGAAGGCCGGCGCCGACTTCCAGCCTAGCCTATCTGTATGGCAAGAAGAGTTATATTCAGTCCGCCCGCGGCTTAGCATCATAA